The genomic window ATGACTGTTGGAGGTGGAAGTTCTTCACTTAAAGCAAGATACGAAATTACACCGCTTGAAGGCTTAAAGAAAAGAATTGGAAATCAAGCTGAAATTGTTTACGCAAGAGGTTATGTGGGAGATCCTACTAGCAACTATAACGGCGTTGTAGCTAAAGTTAGTTTAGAAGAAAAACGCCCGCAGGCAGAACTAACTGCAGAGGCTTTAAAAATTGCAAAAGATGCTGATATTGTTCTTTTTATTGGCGGTTTAAATAAAAGTGAAAACCAAGATGATGAAGGACACGATCGTAAACATTTAGAACTGCCTTATGCTCAGGATAAATTGATCAGCGAATTAGCGAAAGTAAATAAAAACATTGTTTTCGTAAATATCTCTGGAAATGCTGTCGCAATGCCTTGGATTAAAGAAGTTCCGGGAGTTGTTCAAGGATGGTTTTTAGGAACTGAAGCTGGAAATGCTTTAGCAAATGTTTTGGTTGGAGATGTGAATCCGTCTGGAAAATTATCTTTCACTTTCCCTGTAAAATTAGCTGATAATGGCGCTCACGCTTTAGGAGAATTTCCAGGCGGCGATGAAGTAAAATACAATGAAGGTATTTTTGTTGGATACCGCTGGGTTGATAAGAATAAAATTAAACCTTTATTTTCTTTTGGCCACGGTTTAAGCTATACAACTTTTGCTTACGGAAAAGTAACAGCAGATAAAAAACAAATTAATGCAGGAGACAAAATTACGTTCTCGGTAAATGTAAAAAATACAGGAAGCAGAGAAGGAGCAGAAGTAGTACAATTGTACATTACAGATGTAAAATCTTCTTTAGCACGTCCGATAAAAGAATTAAAAGGTTTTGAAAAAGTTGCGCTTAAAGCAGGTGAAGAAAAAACAGTAACTTTTACAATTGATAAAACAGCTTTGAGTTTCTTCGATGATAAAAAACATGACTGGGTGGCTGAACCTGGTGATTTCGAAGCAATTATTGGAGCATCTTCAACAGACCTAAAATCTAAAGTGAATTTCTCACTTAAATAAGTTTTTTATTTCTAAAAATTGGTTGGTTTGTAAAGCTGCAAGTGTCAAAATTTGCAGCTTTGCTTTTGTCTTAAAAGTTAGATGTAAAATGTTAAATGTAAAACGTTAGAAGTTTTGCTTTTTTTTAAAATAAAGAATCAAATTAAAATGAAAAGAATATTATTTTTTACGATTGGTTTTGTCTTGTTTCAGAATCTTTCCGCTCAGAATTTGAATAAAATGCAATGGTTTAATGAACCTGAAAAATGGGAAATTAAAAACAATGCCCTAATTATGAATGTTACAGCAAACAGCGATTATTGGAGAATTTCTCACTACGGATTCACAGTTGATGATGCACCTTTTTACTACGCTAATTACGGAGGTGAATTTGAAGCCAAAGTAAAATTAACTGGAAATTACATTGCCCGTTTTGATCAAATGGGATTAATGATTCGTATTGATGAAAAAAATTATATTAAAACAGGGGTAGAGTTTGTTGACGGAAAATTTAATGTAAGTACCGTTGTAACACACGATAAAAGTGATTGGAGCGTAACAACTTTAGAAAAAGTGCCTCCTTTTATTTGGATTAAAGCCGTACGACGATTAGATGCTGTCGAAATATTCTATTCTTTTGATGATAAAAATTATATCATGACTAGAAATGCGCCTTTGCAAGACAATACGCCAGTTATGATTGGTTTAATGGCAGCTTCGCCAGACGGAAAAGGCTTTGAAGCCAAATTTGAGAACTTTACGGTAAAACATTTACCAGATCAGAGAAGAGCGGAATGGTTGAAAAACCACCAATAAATTAAAATTCAATTTAAAAAATCCAAATTCCAAATCTGCAATCTAAAATCTAAAATTTAAACCTAACCTAACTTAAACCAAAAGCAAATGAGTTCAATTTCATCTGATATTAAACCAAAAAAACATTACGAAATTCTTGATGGACTGCGTGGAGTTGCGGCTATTTTAGTAGTTGCTTTTCATATTTTTGAAGCTTTCGCAGGTGGAAATCGTTTTGTGCAGATTATCAATCACGGATATCTTGCTGTTGATTTTTTCTTCCTTTTATCTGGATTTGTCGTGGCTTACGCTTATGACGACCGTTGGGGAAAAATGGGGCAGTGGGAATTTTACAAACGCCGATTAATCCGTCTCCAGCCAATGGTAATTATGGGGATGATTATAGGTGCCATATTTTACTATTTCCAAGCATCAGACATATTGTTTCCAATGATTGGAGGTATGGAAGTCTGGAAAGTTATTTTGACAATGGTCATCGGATTTACATTATTGCCAATTCCGCCTTCATTAGAAATTAGAGGCTGGGGAGAAATGCATCCTTTAAATGGTCCGGCATGGTCGCTTTTTTTCGAATATATTGCCAATATCTTGTACGCCTTAATCTTTCGTAAATTTTCGAATAAAGTGCTGTCAGTTTTTGTATTGATATTTGCCGGACTGTTAATTAATTATACTGTTTTTGGACCA from Flavobacterium fluviale includes these protein-coding regions:
- a CDS encoding acyltransferase family protein, which gives rise to MSSISSDIKPKKHYEILDGLRGVAAILVVAFHIFEAFAGGNRFVQIINHGYLAVDFFFLLSGFVVAYAYDDRWGKMGQWEFYKRRLIRLQPMVIMGMIIGAIFYYFQASDILFPMIGGMEVWKVILTMVIGFTLLPIPPSLEIRGWGEMHPLNGPAWSLFFEYIANILYALIFRKFSNKVLSVFVLIFAGLLINYTVFGPKGDVIGGWSLNWEQMNVGFTRLLYPFFAGVLLCRLGKLIHVKNAFWICSILITIVLALPRFGDENSLWINGLYESFCIILVFPIIVAIGAGGEIKNEFSLKICKLLGDISYPIYITHYPLIYWFTAWVVDNKVSMENGYLEGIGVLIASIVMAFVCLKLYDEPVRNWLQNKFQKKKVF
- a CDS encoding DUF1349 domain-containing protein, which gives rise to MKRILFFTIGFVLFQNLSAQNLNKMQWFNEPEKWEIKNNALIMNVTANSDYWRISHYGFTVDDAPFYYANYGGEFEAKVKLTGNYIARFDQMGLMIRIDEKNYIKTGVEFVDGKFNVSTVVTHDKSDWSVTTLEKVPPFIWIKAVRRLDAVEIFYSFDDKNYIMTRNAPLQDNTPVMIGLMAASPDGKGFEAKFENFTVKHLPDQRRAEWLKNHQ